DNA sequence from the Deinococcus budaensis genome:
GCGTCACGGGCCGCGCCGAACTTGCCCGGCTGGCGCGCCGCCCCGCGGCAGGGGAGGGGAGCCAGGGAAGCGGGGGGCGTATGCTCCCTCCATGACCCAGGCGGACCTGCCCGAACTGACCCCCCTGACTCCTGGCACGGCATCCGAGGCGGGGGCGACCGACGTGTACGGCAGCCTCGACCCCGCCGCGCTGCGCCATCCCGACAGCCTGAAATGGACCGCCTTTCCCGAGGGCGTGATTCCGCTGTGGGTGGCGGACATGGACTACCCGGTGGCGCCGCCCATTCTGGACGCCCTGCACGACCGCCTGACCCGTGGTCTGGGGTATCCCCAGTTGCCGGGTGATCCCCTCCTGAACGCGGCCCTGCGGGAGCGCCTGGCCTCGCACGGCCTGACCGACCTGCCGCCCGAGGGCGTGGCCTTCCTGCCGGGTGTGGTGCCGGGCATCTACGCCTCGGTCGCGGGGCTGACCCGTCCAGGCGACCCGGTGCTGAGCATGACGCCGGTCTACCATCCCTTTCACCTGGCGGTCACCGAGCAGGGCCGCCGGGTGGCCGCCGCGCCGCTGCGTGAGCCGGAGGGGACAGGGGCCCGCTGGGAGATCGACTGGGCCGCGCTGGAGACCGCCGCCCAGGGCTGCGGGCTGCTGCTGCTGTGCCATCCCCACAACCCCACGGGCCGGGTCTGGGACGCCGCCGAGCTGGCGCGGCTGCGCGACTTCGTGCTGGAGCGGGGCCTCTACGTGATGTCCGACGAGCTGCACGCCGAGCTGCGCTTCACCTCCCAACCCTTCGAGGCGTTCGCCGCCGACCCCCGGGTGCGGGCGCGGACCGTCACCCTGACTGGCCCGGCCAAGGCCTACAACACGGCGGGCCTGGGCATCGGGGCGATGGTGGGCCACGACCCGGAGCTGGTGCGGCGGGTGCGCGCGGCGGCGGGCGGGCTGATGGGTCATCCCTCGGCGTTGAGCGTGACCGCTTGGCAGGCCGCGTTGCGCGCGGGCGGGCCGTGGCTGGCCGAGACAGTCGCCTACCTGCGCGGCAACCGCGACGTGCTGGGTGCCTTCCTGGCCGCCCGGCTGCCCTGGGTGCGCTGCGCGCTGCCCCAGGCGACCTACCTCGCCTGGCTGGACCTGCGCGCCCACCCACGCGCCGGGGACATTCAGCAGTTTTTGCTGGACGAGGCCAGGATCGCCGTCCACAACGGCCCGGTGTTTGCGCCGGGAGAGCTGGGCGCGCGTTACCAGGGCTTCGTGCGCCTGAATTTCGCCACCAGCCGCCCGCTGCTGATCGAGGCGCTGGAGCGGATGGCGGACGCGCTGGGCGAGACCATTTCGGCCTGATGGGCAGGCATTCCGTCCGGCCCGGAAGCGTCTCTGCTACGGTGGGGGCGTGATCAAAGACGACATGGCGATTCATGCCGGTGTTCCCGAAAAGGCCGTCAAGGCGGCGCTGGGCCAGCTCGACCTCGAGGAAGCCTTTTCCGGCGTGAGCTGGAACCTCGCCCGCAACCGCCCCGGCCGCCCCACCAAGGTCTATTTCGAGGCCGAGACGACCGCCGAGATTCAGGCCGCGAAAAACCGCCTGGAACGTCTGCTCAACGACAGCGGCTTCGATCTCTACCCCTGAGCCTCGCTGCTCGCGCCGCCCCGGGCCGCTCACGTTTCACGCGGGTGGCCCGCCGCCTTTGTTCCCAAGCCCCATGTGTGGAGGCCATCCCATGCCGCTCACCGAACCCCAGGTCCGTGTCTTGCGGGCCATGCAGCAGGGCGCTGCCCTGACCGCCCATTTCCGTCCCGGGCGCGGTCCCTTCCACACCCTGGGGGGCAGGCGGCTGGGCATCGTGCTGCTCAAGGAACTCGAATCCCAGCGGCTGATCGCGCGGAGCGGGGAGGGCGCCGGGCGCGGGGCGGCGGGCTACGCCCTCACGGCGGTGGGGGAGGCGGCGCTGGCCGGGTGGGAGGCGGGCCGGGGGCCGGGGAAGCTCGACCTGCCCTGAGGGGCCGCCCGGGCCTACGGCGTCAGCTCACGCAGGCGCTCGATCAAGGGGCGCAGCCGCCCCCGCCGCAGCTTGAGGGCCGCGCGGTTCACGACCAATCGGGCGCTGGAGTGGTAGAGCACATCGACTTCCTCCAGGTGGTTGGCGCGCAGGGTGCTGCCCGTCTGGACCAGATCGACCACCGCGTCGGCCAGTCCGGTGAGCGCGGCGAGTTCGATGTTGCCCGACAGTTTGACGACCTCGGCGGGAATGCCCTGCGCGGCCAGGTACGCGCGGGCCGAGCGCGGGTACTTGGTGGCGACCCGCCCGATGGGGCCAGTGGCGCCGACCTCGCGGATCAAGGAGAGGCGGCAGGCGGCGAAGCGCAGGTCCACCGGCTCGAAGACCGGGCGCCCCGACTCGATCAGCACGTCCTTGCCGACGATTCCGGCGTCGGCCACGCCCAGGTCCACGTACACGGGCACGTCCTGGTTGCGCAGTTCCAGCACGGTCACGCCGGGAAACTCGTGGCGCAGGGCGCGCGACTTTTCCGGCAGGGTCAGCGGCAGCCCGGCCTGCGCGAGCAGCGCCACCGCTTCTTCCAGAATCCGGCCCTTGGGCAGCGCCAGGGTCAGGTGGTCGGGTCCCCGTTGCGCGGCGGGGGTCATGCGCCCACCTCGGTCAGGGTCTCGCCGCGTGCCCAGCGGCGAATGCCCCGGCGCTGGCAGTAGGCGAGCAGGTCCGGCTGCTGGTCGGTCCAGGCCAGTTCGGCGGTCAGGCCCTGGGCGCGGGCGTACTCGGCCCCCGCCGGGTCAAGGGCCAGCACCAGTTCGGGTTCGGGGGGCAGCCCCGCCGCCGTGGCTTCGGTCAGCCGCTCCAGCCCGATGGCGAAGCCCGCGCCCGGCAGCCCGCCGAGGTCGTAGCGCCCCCCGCCCAGCAGCGGCTGGTTCAGCCCCGGCGTGTAGGCGCGGAAGGTCAGCCCGGTGTAGTACCCGTAGCGGCGGCTGGCGCCGAGGTCGAACAGCAGCCCGCTGGAAATGCCCGCCAGCGGCGCCACCGCCTCCAGATGCGCGACCGCCGCCCGCGCCCGCTCGCCCCGCGCGAGTGCCCCCGCCTGCGCCAGCACCTCTGGGCCGCCGTACAGGTCGGTCAGCGCGTGCAGGGTGCGGGTGACCTCCGTGCTCAGGCCGTGCGCCGCCGCGAGCAGGCCGATGTCCGCGCCGCTCTTGCGGTCCACCGCGTCGTGCAGGGCCTCGCGCGCCGCGCCGTGCAGCCCGGCGTCCTCCAGCACCGCGTCCACGAAACCCGGGTAGCCCACCTCCATCACCGCGCTCACGCCGACCGCCTCCAGCGCGTGCAGCCCCAGCCGCAGCAGCTCGGCGTCGGCCTGCGGGGTCGCCACCCCGATCAATTCCACCCCAACCTGGCCGAACTCGCGCAGACGGCCCAGTTCGCTGGTCAGCGAGCGCAGCCACAGCCGCCCGCCGTACTGAAGCCGCAGCGGAAAGGGGCCATCCGGAAACCGGGCGCGCACCAGCCGCCCCACCGCCGTGGTGAACTCGCTGCGCAGCGCGAGCACCTCGCCCCCCGAGTCGATCAGCTTGAAGGCCCGCGCGCTTTGCGGGTGCCCCTCCCCGGCAAACTCCAGCGCGGGAACCTCCACCCCCCGGTAACCCCAGGCGGCGAAGACCCCCGACAGCCGGGTCCGCAGATGCTCGCGCCACTGCCACTCGGGCGGCAGCACGTCGCGGGTGCCTTCGGGAACACGGGCCAGGGTGGGGGGGCGGGGGGGCAAGCTCACGGGGGGTATTAAAGCACCCGGACAGCTCCGGAACAGGCCGCCCACGACCGCCGGAGCCGCGACAGGGAGTCCTGGCTTGCGGCGGCGGCCCGCTATACTTGCCCCCATGCGCCGCGCTTTTCCCGCTCTGCTCCTGCTCGCGCCCCTGCTGGGGGCCTTGTTGGGCGGCTGTGCCCGCACGGCCGACACCTTCAAGCCGCGCATCGTGGTCACCAGCCCCGACGGCGGCGGCGTGGGCCGGGCACGCGACTTCACCGTCAAGGGCTACGCGCTCGACGACCAGGGGGTCACCCGCATCACGGTGGACGGCAAGGCGATTCCGATTCAGCCGGGCAGCCGCAAAATCGCCAATTTCACGTTCCAGACGCGGGTGCAGGGCGCGCGCGGCGAGGTGACCATCGGGGCGCTCGACGCGGCGGGCAACAAGAGCGTGCTGGTGCTGCCGGTCACGGTGGACGCCGCACCTCCCACCCTCCGGGTGACCCGCTTCGAGCGCAGCGGCAACGTGATCCGGGTGACCGGGGTCGCCACCGACAACAACCGGGTGGTGCAGGTGCTGGTGGACGGCAACCGCTTGAACATCACCTCCGGCTCGCGGGTGGACTTTTACGCCGAGACGAGCGGCATCTACGCCGACCTCCAGGCCATCGACGGGGCAGGCAACGTGACCCGGCTGCGCGCTCAGCGCTGAGCCTGCCACGCCGCGCCCGTTGCGGGGGGCACAGTCTTGCGGGAGCACAGTCCTGCCCCACGGCGTCCGCTAGCCTGCCCCGGTGCCGCCCCGCCTGCCCCGGTCTCCCCGCCCCACCCCGGCGCAGGAGGTCCCGCCGCCCCCGCACCTGCCCGAAATCCTGCGCCGCCTGGCCGCAGCCTACCTGCCCACGCCGCCCGCGCCGCGCGTCAGCCCCGAGCCGCTCGACGACCTCGTCGAGACGATCCTGGCCCAGCAGAACACCTCCGCCCTGACCCGGCGGCAGTTCGCGGCGTTGCGGGCGGCCTATCCGGTCTGGGAGGCGGCCCTGGCCGACGGTCCCGACGGGATCGAAGCCACCCTGCGCGCGGCGGGGGGCGGCCTGGCCCGCCTCAAGGCCGACTACCTCTGGAACGTGCTGCACCGCCTGGAGGAGACGCGCGGCGAGCTGAGCCTGCGCGTGCTGCGTGAGCTGGACGACCCGGCGGCCCGCGCCCTGCTCGAAAGCCTGCCGGGGGTGGGCATGAAGACGGCCTCGCTGATGCTGCTGTTCGACCTCGCCCGCCCCGCGATCCCGGTCGAGAACAACATCTGGCGGGTCGCCGGGCGCCTCGATCTGGTGCCCGCCCGCTGGAACGTCCTCAAGGTCGAGCGCTGGTTCGACGAGGTGCTGCCGCGCGACTGGGCCACCCGATACGTCTTTCACGTCTCGGGCGTGCGCCACGGCCGCCAGACCTGCCTCGCCCGCCGCCCGCGTTGCGAAAGCTGCGTGCTGCGCGACCTCTGCCCCTCGGCGCCGCTTTTTCTGGAAGGCCGGGATGAGGCTTGAGGCGCTCCTCGCAGCGCTGGGCGAGCTGTTCGGCCCACGCCTGAGTTTGCGCGAGGCGGGTGGGGAAGAGCGCGGTGTGGTCTTGTTGTGGGATGGTGAGGTGGACTGCACCGCCGGACTGGCGGAGGGTGGCCTGGAAAGCGTCGCCTGGCAACTGCTCAGCACCGCGCAGGACGTGTGGTTACAGCGTCTGGGCGAGGAGGGCGTGCATCCTGGCGCCTGGGCCACGGCCTCTCCCGACGTGAGCCGCGACGGCGTGGGGCTGGTGCTGAGCCTGCGTGGCACGGAAGGTGTGGTGGCCTCGGTGCGCGTTCCACTGACGGGGTGACGGTCCTGCGCCATGAAGAAGCGCCCACCACAAAGGGGCGGGCGCTCCTGTCGTGCTAAAGCCTCAGCCCGCGTCGGGGTGGCGCTGCGTCTCGTGCAGCTCGACCGGCTTGCCCTTGCGGGCGCGCAGGTTGAGCACCTCGACCATGATCGCGAAGCCCATCGCGAAGTAGGTGTACCCCTTGGGAATCTTGAAGCCGAAGCCGTCGGCGATCAGGTTCACGCCGATCAGGAGGAGGAAGGCCAGCGCCAGCATCTTGACCGTCGGGTGCGCCTGCACGAAGTCCCCGATGGGCCGCGCGGCAAACAGCATGATGGCGACGGTCAGGACCACCGCGCTGACCATCACGCCGATGTCGTCGGCCATCCCGACCGCCGTGATCACCGAGTCGAGGCTGAAGACGATGTCCAGCACCATGATCTGCCCGATAATCGCCGCGAAGTTGGCCGAGGCGACCCGGCCTGCCGTGGGCGCGCCGTGGGTGCCGGGGCCTTCGAGTTGTTCGTGCATTTCCTTGACGGCCTTGTACAGCAAAAAGAGGCCGCCGAAAATCAGGATCAGGTCGCGCCCCGAAAATCCCATCCCGAACAGCGTGAACAGGTCGTTTTGCAGCCGGTAGATCCAGGTGATGGAAAACAGCAGCAGCAGCCGCATGACCAGCGCGGCCATCAGGCCCACAGTCCTGGCCCGTTGCCGCTGCTCGGGCGGCAGCTTGCCTGCCAGGATGCTGATGAAAATCACGTTGTCGATGCCGAGGACGATCTCCAGCAGCAACAGGGTTCCAAAGGCCAACCAGGCCTCGGGCTGGCTGATCCAGCCGAACAGGGTTTCAATCACAGGGAGGCTCCAGGTCGGGCACAGGGCGGGTGGCAGGCGCTCGCGGCATTCCAGTTCCACTCCAGGCGAACCGCCCCCACAGCAGCCGGGGCGGCAGAATCGGGCAGCCATCCGGCCTTCCGGCGCGCTCATCCTCGGCGCGATACCTCCCATGCTCCGGGAGAAGTTGTGCACGAATCTTAAATGTGAGATGAAGGACCTTCATGTTCGCCTGGCGTGGCCCCGCGCGCGGGCTGCCCAGGCGGGGGTCAACCCGCGTCTCAGCGCGCCGTCGCGCCGTCGAGGTACACGCTCAGCAGCGCCCGCGCGGTGCCCTGAGGGTCGGCGGGGGGCGCGCCCATGACCAGCGGGTACATCAGGGCCAGCAGTGCCCGCGTCAGCATGGCGGGGGGCAGGTCCCCGCGCAGCTCGCCCCGTGCCGCCGCGCCCTCGATCAGTCCGGTCAGGCCGCCCATCCAGACCCGGCGGTACTCGCTTTCAAAGGCCGCGCGGCGTCCGGGCGACACGTGGCGCAGCTCGCCCGCGAGTTGCAGGCCCACGCGCTGCTCGGGCGCGCTCGCCAGCAGGTCCCCCACCAGCGTCTCCAGCTGCGCCCGCACGCCCGACTGGGTCCCGGCGTGCGCCACCAGGCGGCTCAGGCCCGCCAGCGTGCCCTCCAGCATCGCCAGAAACAGCGCTTCTTTGTCCTCGTAGTGGTGGTACAGGGCGGGTTTGGTCACGCCCACCGCCTCGGCCACCTCGCGCATGCTCACCCCGTGGTAGCCGCTCGCCACAAAAAGCCGCGCGGCCTCGGTCAGGATGCGGGCGCGGGTCGTGTCGGGCGTCGGAGAGGGGGGCAGCGCAGAAGACGGGACGGTCACGGGCACATGATAGCCCGAGGCGGGGCGAACGTCCCGGCCAAGGCAGAAGCGGCGTCTGGCCGGGCAGGTCCAGCCGTCCGGGCAGCGGACCTGCGCGGCGGGTGCCCGTGACCCAGGTCAGGACTGGCGTGCGGCCGTGGGGACGATCTCCGCTGCCCACACGTCCTGCGGCGTCTCGCGGCGGCGGATCAGGGTCCAGTCCTGACCGTCCCACAGCGCCTCGGCGGGGCGGGGGCGGGTGAGGTAGGCGCTGCTCATGCTCGCGCCGTAGGCTCCGGCCTGTCCGACCGCGAGCAGGTCGCCGGGGGTGGGGGAGGGCAGGCGGACGTTCCGCGCCAGCAGGTCGCCGCTCTCGCAGGCGGGTCCGGCCACGTCCCAGGTCCCCTCCTCGTCGCCGTTCCACAGCGCCGTGACCGGGTGCTCGGCGCCGTAGAGCATGGGCCGCAGCAGCTCGGTCATGCCCGCGTCGGTGAGCAGGAAGTTGCGGCCGGTGCGCTTGGTGCCCACCACCCGTGTCAGCAGCGTGCCCGCGCGGGCCACCAGATAGCGTCCCGGCTCGACCCACAGCCGCGCGCCGAAGGCAGAGGCCGCCGTCCGCGCCTCCCGCGCGATGCCCGGCAGGTCGGCGTCCACGCCCCAGCCGCCGCCCACGTCGAGGACCTCCAGATCGCCCGTCTGCGCGTGCAGCTCGGCCAGCCGGGCGAAAGCCGCGCTGAAGTCCGAGGCGTCGCGAATCGCGCTGCCGATATGAACGTGCAGGCCGCGCGCGTCGTGTCCGGCGGCCCGCAGGGCCTCCAGCACGCCGGGCGCCTGCGCGGGCGTCACGCCGAACTTGCTGTCGGCCGCCCCTGTGGCGAGGTGGTCGTGGGTGCTGACGCTCAGGGCCGGATTGACCCGTACCAGCGCCCGCGACCCCGGCGGCAGCAGCCCGACCTCCTCCTCGCGGTCCACCACGAAGGTCGCGCCCAGCCGCGCGCCCGCCGCGTACTCCCCGGCGGATTTGGCGGGGCCGTTGATCAGCACCTCGTCTCCCGTCATGCCGACCTGCTCGGCCCGCGCAATCTCCCCGGCGCTCACGCACTCGAAGCCGACGCCCGCCGCCCGCAGCCGACCCAGCAGGGTCAGGTTAGGGTTGGCCTTTATCGCGTAGTAGACCCGCGCGCCTCCGAACGCCGCGCGCACCCTTGAGAGCGCCGCGTCCAGCTCGGCGGCGTCGTAGACGTACAGGGGTGTGCCGAAACGCTCGGCGGCGGTCAGGAGGTCGGGGCGCGCGATCACGCCGGGCAGTCTAGCGGAGCCGGTCTGGCCGCCCGGTCCGGGGGCCAGGCTTCAGGACTCCGGCAGGCCCAGGAAGGCCTCGACCACCTGGGGGTCGAACTGCCTGCCCGCCTGCTCGCGCAGTTCGGCCAGCGCCTGCTCGCGGGTCCAGGCCCGCTTGTAGGGGCGCTCGCTCACCAGGGCGTCGTACACGTCGATCACCGCGAACAGCCGGGCCAGCAGCGGAATGGCCTCGCCCGCCAGCCGGTCGGGGTAGCCGGCGCCGTCCCAGCGCTCGTGGTGGTGGCGCACCAGGCTCAGCGCCCCTGGCGGCACGAAGCCCAGCGCCCTCACCAGCCGCTCGCCCTCGGCGGCGTGGACCTGCATCTCCGAGCGCTCCTGGGGCGTCAGCGGCCCCGGCTTGAGCAGGACGCGGTCGGGCACCACCAGCTTGCCCAGGTCGTGCAGGTAGGCCCCCAGCCGCAGGGTGTCCAGCGCCTCCGCGTCCAGGCCCAGCGCCTGCCCCAGCCGGGCGGCCCGGACGGTGACCCGGTCGGTGTGGCCCTGGGTCTCGCGGTCGCGGGCTTCGAGCGTCAGCCCCAGCGCCCGCAGCGCGGCCTCGCGGGCGTCGAGGGCCTGCTGCTCGGCGCGCTTCTGGCCTTCGATGTCGGTGCAGGTGCCCACCCAGGCCACCCCCTGCCCCTGTTCGTCCAGCACCCGCACGCCCTGGGTCAGAAACCAGCGGTACCCGCCGCCCCGGCCCCGCACGCGGTACTCGACCTCGTAGTTCTCCCCGCGCTCGACCGCCCGGCGCCAGCGGGCCACGGTGGGGGCCTCGTCTTCCGGGTGCAGGGCTTCTTCGAACCCGAAGCCGCGTGTCTCGCCGCTCAGGCCGGTGTAGTCCACCCAGCGGCCGTTGACGTGTTGCCAGCGCCCCGCCGCGTCGGCGGTCCAGAGCATGACCGGCATCCGGTCGAGCAGCCGCAGGTAAAGCTGGTCCAGCCCGGCCCCGGACGCTGACGACCCGGACGATGGCGGCCCGGACGCTGGACGCCCGGCGCCGGGGGTCCCGGCCTCCGCCTGCCCGGACCCCGTGAGGTCGGACAGCGGATCGAGAGAGGTTTCCGCAGAAGACATGGGGGCCATTGTGTGCGGATCAGGGGCCGATCCTCAAGCGCGGCGGGGCGCGGGGGGGGGCGCGCCGGTCAACCCTCCGGCCCTTTTGCGAAGCGACGGTCAAGGGTCTCAGAGCCGGGGCCGCCCCCCGCTGCCAAGAATGACGCCAGGAGGTTTTGCGCCGTGTCCCGAACCCTGGTCCTGACCCTGCTGCTCTCCCTCGTCCCGTCGCTGGCCGCCGCCCAGACGGCCCCCTCCCTCCCCGCTGGCGCGTCCCCGGCCAGCCTGCCCGCCGCCGAACAGGCCACCGTCAACGTGATCGACCGGGCGCTGGGCAGCGTGCTGTACATCACCACCGCCGCGCCCAGCAGCGGGCAGGGAACCTTTTCCAGCCCGCTGTTCGCTGACCCCCGCGAAGAGGGCGACCAGGGCACCGGCAGCGGCTTTTTCATCGACGCGCAGGGATTCGCACTGACCAACTACCACGTCGTGGAGGGCGCCACCCGCATCACCGTGAACCTGCGCGGCAGCCGGCAGGATTTCAGCGCCCGGGTGGTCGGCACGGCCCCCGACTACGACCTCGCCCTGATTCAGGTGCAGGGGGTTCCCGCAGGGCTGATTCGGCCGCTGCCGTTTGGCGACAGCGACGCCTTGCGGGTCGGGCAGACGACCATCGCGCTGGGGGCCCCTTTCGGCCTCCAGTTCAGCGCCACCAGCGGCATCGTGTCGGCGGTCGAGCGCTCGGTGCCCACCGGGGTTCGGCAGATCGCCCAGAACGCCATCCAGACCGACGCCGCCGTGAACCCCGGCAACTCGGGCGGACCGCTGCTGGATTCCTCGGGGCGGGTCATCGGGATCAACACGCAAATCCTGTCCCCGGCCGGCGCGGCGACCGGGATCGGCCAGAGCGCGGGGGTGGGCTTCGCGGTGCCCAGCAACGTCGCCCAGCGCCTCTTGCCCGGGCTGCGGGCCGGGCGGACCATCGTCGGGCCGGTGATCGGCGTGACCCTGACGCCCTTTGAGCTGACCGATCTCTCCGAGCAGGCGCGGGAGCAGTACCGCCTGCCGCGCGCGGGCGCCCTGGTCTCGCAGGTGCAGCCCGGTGGCCCCGCCGCCCAGGCCGGGGTGCGCGGCGGCGCGGCGCGGGTCCAGACTCCCCTGGGCGCCGTCTTTCTGGGCGGCGACGTGATCACCGCCGCGAACGGGCAGCTGGTGGAGACCAACGCCGACCTGCGCGAGTTCCTTTTTGGTCGGCAGGCGGGCGAGCGCGTGACCCTCACCGTGAACCGGGCGGGGCAGACCCTGACCCTCCCCGTCACCCTGGCCGCCGGAACGCCGCCCCCCGCCGGGAACCGCTGAGGACAGCCAGGAAAAAGGTAGAGGGGGGGAGCGCGAATGCGGCTTCCCTCTCACGGTTGGCGGCCCGCGCGCCTGCTAAGCTCCCCGGCGGTATGGGCACCCCGGAAGCAGGAGACAAGTCAGGCGTGCGGGTTTTGTGTGCGATGTCGGGCGGCGTGGACTCCAGCGTCACGGCGGCGCTGCTCAAGGACGCCGGGTATGGGGTGATCGGCGCGATGATGCGCTTCTGGCCCGACGACAAACGCACGGACACCTTCGACTCCTGCTGCTCGCCCGACGCCGCCTACGAGGCCCGGCGGGTGGCCGAGCAGGTCGGCGTGCCCTTTTACCTGCTGGACTACCGCGAGCAGTTCCAGCGCCACATCGTCGGTCCTTTTCTCGACGAGTACGCGCGGGGCCGCACCCCCAACCCCTGCGTGAACTGCAACACCAAGGTCAAGTTCGACGAGCTGGTGAGAAAAGCGCGGATGCTGGGCTGCCAGTACGTGGCGACCGGCCACTACGTCAAGCGCGTGGAGAGCGCGCGCGGCGAGGTCGAGTTCCATCGGGGCGACGACCCCCGCAAGGACCAGACCTACTTCCTGTGGGGCACGCCCCGAGACGCGCTGCCTTTCATCCTCTTTCCGGTGGGCGAACTGGAAAAGCCGCGCGTGCGCGAGATCGCCGCCGAGCGGGGCCTCCTGACCGCCAGCAAGCCCGAAAGCCAGAACATCTGCTTCGTGCCGGGCCGGGTGCAGGACTACGTGGCCGAGCAGTTGCCGCAGGCCCAGGGCTTCATCCGCGAGATCAAGACGGGGGAGGTCGTGGGCGAACACCTGGGCACCCAGTTCTACACGCTGGGGCAGAAAAAGGGCCTGGGCCTGTACCAGTCGCACCGCGTTCGCCACGTCGTCCACCTCGACCCGGTCACGAACACCGTCTGGGTGGGCGACTACGAGGACTGCCTCTGGACCGGGCTGCGGGCGGAGGGCGCCAACTACCTGCTCGACCTCGCCGAACTGCCGCGCGAACTGGAGGTGCAGGTGCGCTACCGCACGAGGTCGGTGCGCGCGACCGTGCTGCACGCCGACCAACACGGCTTCGAGCTGCGCTTCGAGGACCCTCAGTTCGCCGTCGCGCCGGGCCAGAGCGCCGTGCTGTACGCGGGGCCGCGTCTGCTGGGGGGCGGTCTGATCGCCGACCACGTGCGCGAGCTGCCTGCCCTGCCTGCGGCGGCCCCGCGCCCGCGTTCAGGCGTTCCGGCGCTGTAGGGCGCGCCGCAGCCCGACCACCAGGGCGGCGGCGGCCAGCGGCGCCAGCGAGCGCGTCTGCCGTCCCAGCAGCGCCGCGCCCAGCGTTCCGGCGGCCAGCCCCCGCGCCAGCCGCACCCGCTCGGCAGGGACCCGCTGCGGAGTTCGGTCGCAGCCGCTCTGCACCGCTTCGGGGGCGGTCAGCCACGGCGTGATCCCCAGCGCGGCCAGGGCCAGCAGGTCCGTGAACACGTGGCGTCCCCGGGACCCGCGCCCGGCGGGCAGCAGGGCCGCCGCGCCCACCCCCGCCGCCGCGCCGCCGGACGCCTGAAACGCGTCGCCCCGCCCCGCCGAGAGCGCCAGCGCGGCCCCCGGCACCAGCGCCGCGACCCGCTCGCCGCCCCGCGCGGCCAGGGCGGCTTGCCCGGCAAGCGCGGCCACGTCGAGGGCCTGCGGAGGGTGCCCGACCGTGGCCGCCAGGGTCCGCAGGCCGCTGAGGGCGCCCAGGCCCGCCAGCACGTTCGGCCCGCCTCCCAGCAGGGCCGCCAGCGCCGCGAGCGGCAGCGCGGCGTTGGCCGTGTCCGGGTGGTCGGGGTCGAGTTCGCGCGCGGTCGCCCAGCCCAGGAAGCCCGCCAGCCCGACCTCCAGCGCCTCACGCCCCGCCCGCCCCGAGAGCCGTGCGGCCAGCGCCGCTGTGACCATTCCCGCCGCCGCGTAGCGGTTCGAGGGCACCGAGAAATCCAGCGGACGCGCCAGGGCCGAAAGGGCCGGAGCCGGGGCGAGCGGTTCAGCAGGGGACATGGGAATACCGTACCCCGCCCCATGCCTGGATAGGCGTTACAGCGCCGAGCGCGGCCGCCGCGCCGCCAGCACCCCGCCCAGCAGCACCAGCGCGGCCGCCAGCGCCACC
Encoded proteins:
- a CDS encoding MalY/PatB family protein; its protein translation is MTQADLPELTPLTPGTASEAGATDVYGSLDPAALRHPDSLKWTAFPEGVIPLWVADMDYPVAPPILDALHDRLTRGLGYPQLPGDPLLNAALRERLASHGLTDLPPEGVAFLPGVVPGIYASVAGLTRPGDPVLSMTPVYHPFHLAVTEQGRRVAAAPLREPEGTGARWEIDWAALETAAQGCGLLLLCHPHNPTGRVWDAAELARLRDFVLERGLYVMSDELHAELRFTSQPFEAFAADPRVRARTVTLTGPAKAYNTAGLGIGAMVGHDPELVRRVRAAAGGLMGHPSALSVTAWQAALRAGGPWLAETVAYLRGNRDVLGAFLAARLPWVRCALPQATYLAWLDLRAHPRAGDIQQFLLDEARIAVHNGPVFAPGELGARYQGFVRLNFATSRPLLIEALERMADALGETISA
- the hisG gene encoding ATP phosphoribosyltransferase, with amino-acid sequence MTPAAQRGPDHLTLALPKGRILEEAVALLAQAGLPLTLPEKSRALRHEFPGVTVLELRNQDVPVYVDLGVADAGIVGKDVLIESGRPVFEPVDLRFAACRLSLIREVGATGPIGRVATKYPRSARAYLAAQGIPAEVVKLSGNIELAALTGLADAVVDLVQTGSTLRANHLEEVDVLYHSSARLVVNRAALKLRRGRLRPLIERLRELTP
- the hisZ gene encoding ATP phosphoribosyltransferase regulatory subunit produces the protein MPPVSLPPRPPTLARVPEGTRDVLPPEWQWREHLRTRLSGVFAAWGYRGVEVPALEFAGEGHPQSARAFKLIDSGGEVLALRSEFTTAVGRLVRARFPDGPFPLRLQYGGRLWLRSLTSELGRLREFGQVGVELIGVATPQADAELLRLGLHALEAVGVSAVMEVGYPGFVDAVLEDAGLHGAAREALHDAVDRKSGADIGLLAAAHGLSTEVTRTLHALTDLYGGPEVLAQAGALARGERARAAVAHLEAVAPLAGISSGLLFDLGASRRYGYYTGLTFRAYTPGLNQPLLGGGRYDLGGLPGAGFAIGLERLTEATAAGLPPEPELVLALDPAGAEYARAQGLTAELAWTDQQPDLLAYCQRRGIRRWARGETLTEVGA
- a CDS encoding endonuclease III translates to MPPRLPRSPRPTPAQEVPPPPHLPEILRRLAAAYLPTPPAPRVSPEPLDDLVETILAQQNTSALTRRQFAALRAAYPVWEAALADGPDGIEATLRAAGGGLARLKADYLWNVLHRLEETRGELSLRVLRELDDPAARALLESLPGVGMKTASLMLLFDLARPAIPVENNIWRVAGRLDLVPARWNVLKVERWFDEVLPRDWATRYVFHVSGVRHGRQTCLARRPRCESCVLRDLCPSAPLFLEGRDEA
- a CDS encoding TerC family protein gives rise to the protein MIETLFGWISQPEAWLAFGTLLLLEIVLGIDNVIFISILAGKLPPEQRQRARTVGLMAALVMRLLLLFSITWIYRLQNDLFTLFGMGFSGRDLILIFGGLFLLYKAVKEMHEQLEGPGTHGAPTAGRVASANFAAIIGQIMVLDIVFSLDSVITAVGMADDIGVMVSAVVLTVAIMLFAARPIGDFVQAHPTVKMLALAFLLLIGVNLIADGFGFKIPKGYTYFAMGFAIMVEVLNLRARKGKPVELHETQRHPDAG
- a CDS encoding TetR family transcriptional regulator, with the protein product MTVPSSALPPSPTPDTTRARILTEAARLFVASGYHGVSMREVAEAVGVTKPALYHHYEDKEALFLAMLEGTLAGLSRLVAHAGTQSGVRAQLETLVGDLLASAPEQRVGLQLAGELRHVSPGRRAAFESEYRRVWMGGLTGLIEGAAARGELRGDLPPAMLTRALLALMYPLVMGAPPADPQGTARALLSVYLDGATAR
- the lysA gene encoding diaminopimelate decarboxylase gives rise to the protein MIARPDLLTAAERFGTPLYVYDAAELDAALSRVRAAFGGARVYYAIKANPNLTLLGRLRAAGVGFECVSAGEIARAEQVGMTGDEVLINGPAKSAGEYAAGARLGATFVVDREEEVGLLPPGSRALVRVNPALSVSTHDHLATGAADSKFGVTPAQAPGVLEALRAAGHDARGLHVHIGSAIRDASDFSAAFARLAELHAQTGDLEVLDVGGGWGVDADLPGIAREARTAASAFGARLWVEPGRYLVARAGTLLTRVVGTKRTGRNFLLTDAGMTELLRPMLYGAEHPVTALWNGDEEGTWDVAGPACESGDLLARNVRLPSPTPGDLLAVGQAGAYGASMSSAYLTRPRPAEALWDGQDWTLIRRRETPQDVWAAEIVPTAARQS